The region GAAAGCAGGATCAATTAGAAGGTCTGTAAACGGGCTTGTTTCGCCTGGTTTGATGAAATATTCAGACAAGGAATCTGGATTGTTTTGTTCCATATTAAACGCCTTTTCGCGACGATCCCTTGATTTTTGAAAATGTATCGTAGGGACCTATCGCGATGAATTTGCAACGCATTGCAAAAATATGCAGTGAACGTCGTGTTGATACAAGCAGCAAATGCTGCGCCGATTCATCGAAATGTTCGTCCGTCTCCTATACGGACGTGGTGCCCTACGTTGATTCAGACTTTATCTGAGTTCGGCCGGGAAGCTCTTTCCCAGGTACCCTGCGACGTCCATTTTTGATAAATGTCGTCACGACCGTCAAGCAGAGAGTTTAACTTGCCTACACGTATGCGGATTAGTTACTCATAAATAATATACACAAATGTGTACTAAAATGCAAGAGAAAAAAATTTTTTTCAAATAAATTTCAAAATGTCATCTTCTGACAGTCTAGTATGTTATATTGTAAAGTATGTTAGGAAAATGCTTAAATAATACTCAAAAACGTCAAATTGAAGCTTTTTCACCAGAAAAATGCTTGGCAAAGCTTGTTGATGACAATCTGACTGGTGAAAAGAAACCCGGTATTTCCGTTGCGGAACATTGCTTGATAACGGGTTTTGTTGCTGAGGAATTGTGCAAGTCCTTAATTGATAATGTGAAGGCGATACTGACAGAATCAGCTCCGTTTTTTGCGTCTATACATGATGTTGGAAAGATTAGTCCGGATTTTCAGCGGATGATATACACTTCTTGGCTTGGTAATGTCAAAGATTTTCCGCAGTTGCAAAGTGCTAATGAAAATAGGGCAAAGCGAAAAGATGTGAGTTTTCACGGAAAGGTTTCTCAAGTATCTATTGAAAGTAGCTTTCCTGAACAAAAAATGCTAGCAACCATTGAGGGAATGCATCACGGCTTTAAACCGAATTTTAGCCCAGTTGCGGAGAATAGCGATATTTATGGCGGCGATAATTGGACCACATTACGGCATAAGCTTATTGAGAACTTGAAGCAGAGTTTCCCTTATTCGGGGTCAAATAATTTAAACGAATGGAATCAAGCGTGTGTTATAGGCGGTTTTATTACCGTTGCGGACTGGATTGCTTCTGGTGGTTATTTTGGGAATATTCAGCAAAATCATTCTTATAGTAAAGATGATTTGAAAAGTATTGCTCATAGGGCTGTCCATAATGCTGGTTTTATACCACTTTCTATAAAGTCAGGACTGCAATTTGAAGATATTTTTGGCTTTACTCCTAGAAAAATTCAGTCGGATCTTTTTGAATCAGTTACTTCTCCTGGTGTTTATGTATTAGAAGCCCCGATGGGCTTAGGAAAAACAGAAGCGGCCCTTTATGCGGCTTATAAAATGCTGGAAAAAGGTCTTGCTTCTGGAATTTACTTTGGCCTTCCGACTCAATTGACATCCAATAAAATTTATGAACGAGTGGAATCGTTCCTTAGTAAAATCGTGGGCGAAGAATCCTCGTATTGCTTAAAGTTGCTGCATAGTTCTGCTTGGCTTGAAGAAGATTCTTTTGGTGAAGATGCCAAAGTTGGCAAGTCTTGGTTTGATTCTAAGAAAAGAAGAATTTTGGCTCCGTTTGCCGTTGGCACTATTGACCAAGCACTTATGGCTGCAATGAATGTCAAGCATAGCATGGTGCGAGCATTTGGCCTGGCAGGGAAAGTAGTAATTCTTGATGAGGTGCATAGCTACGATTCCTATACTGGAACGATAATGAATGCCCTTGTTGATGAATTAAAGCATATTGGATGTACAGTAATCATTTTAAGTGCTACGCTGACATCATCTCAGAAAAAGAAAATTTTGAATCTACCGCTTGAACAAGTCTTAAACGAAAGTTATCCCTTAATTTCAAGCCAAACGGACAAGTCTTTTTCTGAAATTTCGAGTTTGGGAGAATCCAACCGGAAGGTTTCTATTCAAATAAGTAAAGATGATAAAAAGGCTTTTGATGTCGCTTTAGAAAAAGCAGAAAACGGAGAACAGGTTCTTTGGATAGAAAATACAGTTGCTGAAGCTCAGGATGCATACAAGAAACTTGCTGCAAAATCTGCCGAAATGGGCTTAGAATGTGGTTTAATTCATTCTAGATTTATAAAGAAACAGCGCTCTGAAATTGAAAATAAGTGGGTCTTGCTGTATGGGAAAAACGGCTATTCCAAGCGAAGTACTTGTGGACGAATTTTGGTAGGAACGCAAGTCCTAGAACAATCTATTGATATTGATGCGGATTATTTGATAACCAGGATTTGCCCGATGGATATGCTTTTGCAAAGAATCGGGCGCTTATGGCGACATCGCGAAAATGATAAAATTCGTCCTTCGACAGCAAAATGCGAAACACTTGTCCTTTCGCCTGTTATTGATGATTTTATAAAAAGTGATAAAGTTTTTGGCGTGACGGGTGTGGTGTATAGCCCCTATGTTCTGAGCCGAACACTTGAGGTTTTGAAAAGCGTAGAAGCTATTAATTTGCCGAATGATATTCGTGGGCTGTTGGAAGGCGTTTACCAAGAGCGGCAGGAAGAAGGAATCCTTGCTAAAATGAAAACTGATTTGCTGGGAAAACAGTCTCATTTGCAAGGACTCGCTAGGGTCGGCTTATCTTCAGCTATTTCAACATTGCCAGAATCTGCTGTACAGACACGATATTCTGATGTTGATACGGTTTCTGTGTTGTTGTTAGAATCTTTCGAAGTTGAAGAAAATGGAGTTGAAATAAAGTTCTGGAATGAATCAGAGGCGATTGTTTTGCCTAAATACCCGTCAAGTGAAAGACAAAAAAGAGAATTGTCAAAAAAAATCGTGGATCATTGTGTAATTATAGCCAAAAAAGATGCACCTTCGATAGAGAGTCATATTAAATATTTTGAGAATTACGTGTATCTTGGCAATGCCAAAGATAAAGAGGATGATGAAGAATGCTTGTTCAGAGCGGTTATTGTGGATAAAGACTGCTCATTTAGGGATTTAAATCGAAATCGTTTAGACGAAAACTCCAAAAAAATGTTATATACAAAGAGTGTTGGTTATAAAATTGAAAAGTAAGGCAGAAAATGAAAGAGAATAGATTTAATTTGATTGATGAACCTTGGATTCCTGTTGTTGGAAAGGGAAAAGTTGGATTAAGGCAAATCTTTGCTGATGAATCCATCGCAGCTCTTGGAGGAAATCCTGTTGAAAAAATTGCTGTATTCAAATTGCTTTTGGCTATAGCACAAAGTGTGATAACTCCGAAGGATGAATCCGAATGGAAATCTTTGGGGGTAAAAGGGCTACAAGAGCGAGTTTCCGATTATTTAGAGAAATGGTATGACAGTTTTTGGCTTTATGGTGAAAAACCGTTCTTGCAAATGCCTGAATTGAAGAAAAAAGCAGAGGCATTGTCCAAAAAGGAAAAAAGAGAACCTTATAAAATAGGGAATGGTACTTTTGCTGATTTAATGGCTGAAAATAATACTTGCGTAACGCAATATGATTTTAGGGATGTTTCTCAAAACGATTCTGATAAAGCATTATTTTTATTGGCTGTCATTAATTTTGCATTTTATGGGAAACAACCAAATCAAGAACTTTCTTTAGAGAAAAATCTTAAAAAGAATGTAATAGCAAAGCCTGGTGCTAGTTTAGGATTTTCCAATTATCTACATTCATTCGGACTTGTTGAAAATGTTGTTACATCTGTTTATTATAACTTGCTTTCAGAGCAAAATGTAAGATCTTATACTTGGTTGTCTGAAGGAGTGGGTAAACCATTTTGGGAAATGATGCCAACAACCGAAAGTGATTGTGTAACAGAAACTTCGAAAAAAACATTATTAGGTCATTTAATACCATTGTCAAGATATGTGTTAATGGTAGATAATGGCTTGTACTTTACTGAAGGTGTTATTTATCATTTAGCCAAATCAGAAAAGAAAAAGGGGCAAAGTGTAGAAAATTGGATTGAAACTAGTATGTCATGGTATCTAGAAAAGGATGAAATAAAAGCGTTAAATGCCGATATTTCTAAGAAACCTTGGAGAATGTTGACATCAATGTTGTCTTTATCGGATACGGAAAGGAAGTATTGCAATTTGGGCTTGTCTTTATTCATAAATCGTATTTCAGAATATGATAAAGTATTTTCTATATGGTCTGGAGGTATTGATGTTTCCGGAGATTCGTTTGGAAAGAAAATAAAGAATAATGATGATTATGTTGAGTCTGAAATTCAATTGCATTCAAGCGCTTTTGGTGATTCTTTTTGCAATAAGCTTTTTGAACAAATGAGAAAACTCGACGAATTTTGCTCTGATTTGCAAAAATTTGTTGTTGGGTATAATGTGGAGATTAGAGGGGGGAAGTCTTCAAAAAATGCAAGGCAGATCGGATCGCAAAATATTCCAAGCGTAGAATCGGATTATTGGCAGCAGTGTGAAGGTGTTTTCCAACGAATTGTTGACACCTGTTCGATTGAAAATACAGACCAATATAATCAGGAAATGGATAAAATCAATGCTCAGATTTGGCAATTTGTAAAACAGATTTATAACCAATATTGTCCGAACCAATCGGCTCGTCAATTGGAAGCTTGGGCTAAAAATTTCCCTAAAAAGTTTGAAAAGAAGAGGTTATCATAATGGCTGATGAAAATAAACAGAAAGAACCATCATTGGTGGCAAAGATTTTTGCTCGTTGCAAAAATGATAAGGGATTTGCAGCAACTCTAAAGAGAGCTGATAATCCTGATACCGCTTATCAGGCATGGGAAATTTTAGCGACCTATGGTGTTCCGCTGGATAAAGACTTTAAAAGATTGCCTTATGCTTTGGTTCTTGCCGCTGTTGCAAGGTCTTCTAATGATCAGGACGGAAAACTTGGCTTAGGTGCTGCTTTGGCTAAGGCGTATCAAGATGAAAAGGGAAATGTTGGTGATGCTGCAAAACCTAAGTTGCGTCGAATTTTGGCTTGTGATGATGTGGTTGAAGTATGTCAAGTGCTACGTCCTATTTTGCAATTGATTTGTAGTAGAGGTGTTGGCATCTCTTTTGAAAAACTGTTAAATGATTTGAAATATTTTAATTCTGAAAAAACATTGGCTTCTTGGGCGCAGGATTTCTTTGGCTCAAAGTCTAAAGAAAACGAGGAGCCGTAATGTTTATATCTGTTTTACGATTAAGTCGGAGTGATGTTCAACAGATTGCCGTATGTAATCAGGGTGTTTTTGATGCATACACTCTGCATAAAACGGTATATTCGATGTTCCCAAAGGAATCTGAGGAAACAAGAAGCTTTTTATATGCAGATCATGGTGGCGATTTCAATGAAAAAAGAATTTTGATTCTTTCGAAAAATTTGCCAAAGGAGCCTCAAATAGGAAAAGTTGAAACACAAGAAGTCCCGTCGCAATTTTTGCAACAGGAATATTACGGTTTCGAGGTTTTGATGAATCCTGTTCGTTGTGATTCTAAAACGAAAAAGAAAATTCCCATTAGAGGGAATGATAAAGAAACTTTGAAACATTGGTTTTTAGAAAAGGCCGTAGCAAATGGATTTGAGGTTGTTTCAGATTCATTGTCTATTGGGAATACTTCGGTTTTACAATTCCATAAGGACAAGCAGAAAGTTGTTCTTGGAAAAGCCTCTTTCAAAGGCCGCCTTAAGGTCACTGACCGAGAAAAGTTTATTAATGCATTTGAAAAAGGACTGGGAAAAGGAAAAGCGTATGGCTTTGGACTTTTCCAAATTGTTCCACTAACAAATGTAACTGTCTAAAAATTTTAATAATAGGAGATAAAAATGGTTAATCAGAACCCTTACACCAACAAGAAAATAGAATTTCACATCTTGCAGTCTTTCCCGGTTACGTGCTTGAACCGAGATGATGTGGGTGCACCGAAAACGGCTATGATTGGCGGCGTGAGCCGTGCTCGAGTTTCTAGCCAATGCTGGAAACGTGCTGTTCGCTTGGCGATGCATGAAGTAAGTGGTGTTGAACTTGGCACCCGTACAAAATTGCTTTCGGATCTTGTTGCATCTGCTTGTAAAGAAATGGGTGCTACACCGGAACAGGCAAAAGCATGTGGCGATAAAATTGAACAAATCTTTATAAAGTCAGACTCTAAGAAAAAAGGTGATGAAGAAGGAGATTCTAAAGCCGATACCTTAATGTTTTTGGCTCCTGCGGAAATCTCTTTGATTGCCGAAAAGTTCAAGGAATGTGAATTTAAGCCTGAAGAAGTAATTAAGGATGCTAAGCATCCTGAAAAGGATTTGGCAAAGATTATTGAAAAGTCCA is a window of Fibrobacter sp. UWB4 DNA encoding:
- the cas3 gene encoding CRISPR-associated helicase Cas3' produces the protein MLGKCLNNTQKRQIEAFSPEKCLAKLVDDNLTGEKKPGISVAEHCLITGFVAEELCKSLIDNVKAILTESAPFFASIHDVGKISPDFQRMIYTSWLGNVKDFPQLQSANENRAKRKDVSFHGKVSQVSIESSFPEQKMLATIEGMHHGFKPNFSPVAENSDIYGGDNWTTLRHKLIENLKQSFPYSGSNNLNEWNQACVIGGFITVADWIASGGYFGNIQQNHSYSKDDLKSIAHRAVHNAGFIPLSIKSGLQFEDIFGFTPRKIQSDLFESVTSPGVYVLEAPMGLGKTEAALYAAYKMLEKGLASGIYFGLPTQLTSNKIYERVESFLSKIVGEESSYCLKLLHSSAWLEEDSFGEDAKVGKSWFDSKKRRILAPFAVGTIDQALMAAMNVKHSMVRAFGLAGKVVILDEVHSYDSYTGTIMNALVDELKHIGCTVIILSATLTSSQKKKILNLPLEQVLNESYPLISSQTDKSFSEISSLGESNRKVSIQISKDDKKAFDVALEKAENGEQVLWIENTVAEAQDAYKKLAAKSAEMGLECGLIHSRFIKKQRSEIENKWVLLYGKNGYSKRSTCGRILVGTQVLEQSIDIDADYLITRICPMDMLLQRIGRLWRHRENDKIRPSTAKCETLVLSPVIDDFIKSDKVFGVTGVVYSPYVLSRTLEVLKSVEAINLPNDIRGLLEGVYQERQEEGILAKMKTDLLGKQSHLQGLARVGLSSAISTLPESAVQTRYSDVDTVSVLLLESFEVEENGVEIKFWNESEAIVLPKYPSSERQKRELSKKIVDHCVIIAKKDAPSIESHIKYFENYVYLGNAKDKEDDEECLFRAVIVDKDCSFRDLNRNRLDENSKKMLYTKSVGYKIEK
- the casA gene encoding type I-E CRISPR-associated protein Cse1/CasA, which produces MKENRFNLIDEPWIPVVGKGKVGLRQIFADESIAALGGNPVEKIAVFKLLLAIAQSVITPKDESEWKSLGVKGLQERVSDYLEKWYDSFWLYGEKPFLQMPELKKKAEALSKKEKREPYKIGNGTFADLMAENNTCVTQYDFRDVSQNDSDKALFLLAVINFAFYGKQPNQELSLEKNLKKNVIAKPGASLGFSNYLHSFGLVENVVTSVYYNLLSEQNVRSYTWLSEGVGKPFWEMMPTTESDCVTETSKKTLLGHLIPLSRYVLMVDNGLYFTEGVIYHLAKSEKKKGQSVENWIETSMSWYLEKDEIKALNADISKKPWRMLTSMLSLSDTERKYCNLGLSLFINRISEYDKVFSIWSGGIDVSGDSFGKKIKNNDDYVESEIQLHSSAFGDSFCNKLFEQMRKLDEFCSDLQKFVVGYNVEIRGGKSSKNARQIGSQNIPSVESDYWQQCEGVFQRIVDTCSIENTDQYNQEMDKINAQIWQFVKQIYNQYCPNQSARQLEAWAKNFPKKFEKKRLS
- the casB gene encoding type I-E CRISPR-associated protein Cse2/CasB encodes the protein MADENKQKEPSLVAKIFARCKNDKGFAATLKRADNPDTAYQAWEILATYGVPLDKDFKRLPYALVLAAVARSSNDQDGKLGLGAALAKAYQDEKGNVGDAAKPKLRRILACDDVVEVCQVLRPILQLICSRGVGISFEKLLNDLKYFNSEKTLASWAQDFFGSKSKENEEP
- the cas6e gene encoding type I-E CRISPR-associated protein Cas6/Cse3/CasE; this translates as MFISVLRLSRSDVQQIAVCNQGVFDAYTLHKTVYSMFPKESEETRSFLYADHGGDFNEKRILILSKNLPKEPQIGKVETQEVPSQFLQQEYYGFEVLMNPVRCDSKTKKKIPIRGNDKETLKHWFLEKAVANGFEVVSDSLSIGNTSVLQFHKDKQKVVLGKASFKGRLKVTDREKFINAFEKGLGKGKAYGFGLFQIVPLTNVTV